The proteins below come from a single Streptomyces sp. M92 genomic window:
- the aceE gene encoding pyruvate dehydrogenase (acetyl-transferring), homodimeric type → MASASDRSDRSDRSPIIIGGLPSQVPDFDPEETQEWLDSLDAAVDARGRERARYLMLRLIERAREKRVAVPEMRSTDYVNTIPTKSEPFFPGNEEIERKILNATRWNAAVMVSRAQRPGIGVGGHIATFASSASLYDVGFNHFFRGKDEGDGGDQVFFQGHASPGIYARAYLLDRLSEQHLDGFRQEKSAAPNALSSYPHPRSMPDFWEFPTVSMGLGPIGAIYQARMNRYMHARGIADTSRSHVWAYLGDGEMDEPESLGQLSIAAREGLDNLTFVVNCNLQRLDGPVRGNGKIIQELESVFRGAGWNVIKLVWDRTWDPLLAQDRDGVLVNRMNTTPDGQFQTYATESGAYIRDHFFGDDHRLRAMVENMTDDQILHLGRGGHDHRKIYAAYKAALEHKGQPTVILAKTIKGWTLGPNFEGRNATHQMKKLTVDDLKRFRDRLHLPISDKELESGPPPYYHPGRDTEEMQYMHDRRLGLGGYVPTRVVRSKPLALPDDKTYATVKKGSGQQSIATTMAFVRLLKDLMRDKEIGKRFVLIAPDEYRTFGMDSFFPSAKIYNPLGQQYESVDRDLLLAYKEAPNGQMLHDGISEAGCTASLIAAGSAYATHGEPLIPVYVFYSMFGFQRTGDQFWQMGDQLARGFVLGATAGRTTLTGEGLQHADGHSQLLASTNPACVAYDPAFGFEIAHIVRDGLRRMYGADEHHPHGEDVFYYLTVYNEPIQHPAEPENVDVEGILKGVHRFSEGTSGAVPAQIMASGVAVPWAVQAQRILAEEWNVRADVWSATSWNELRREAVACEEHNLLHPEEEQQVPYVTRKLAGAQGPFVAVSDWMRSVPDQIARWVPGTYQSLGADGWGFADTRGAARRFFHIDAESIVVAVLSELAREGKVDRSVLKQAIDRYRLLDVAAADPGVAGGDA, encoded by the coding sequence GTGGCTTCCGCATCCGACCGCAGTGATCGCAGTGATCGCAGTCCGATCATCATTGGCGGCCTTCCGAGTCAGGTTCCTGACTTCGACCCCGAGGAAACGCAGGAGTGGCTCGACTCCCTCGACGCCGCCGTCGACGCGCGCGGCCGGGAGCGGGCCCGCTACCTGATGCTGCGGCTGATCGAGCGGGCCCGTGAGAAGCGCGTGGCCGTGCCCGAGATGCGCAGCACGGACTACGTCAACACCATCCCGACCAAGAGCGAGCCGTTCTTCCCCGGCAACGAGGAGATCGAGCGCAAGATCCTCAACGCCACCCGGTGGAACGCCGCGGTGATGGTCTCGCGCGCCCAGCGGCCCGGCATCGGGGTCGGGGGCCACATCGCCACGTTCGCCTCCTCGGCGTCCCTGTACGACGTGGGCTTCAACCACTTCTTCCGGGGCAAGGACGAGGGCGACGGCGGCGACCAGGTCTTCTTCCAGGGCCACGCCTCGCCGGGCATCTACGCGCGCGCCTACCTGCTGGACCGGCTCAGCGAGCAGCACCTGGACGGCTTCCGGCAGGAGAAGTCGGCGGCGCCGAACGCGCTGTCGTCGTACCCGCATCCCCGTTCGATGCCGGACTTCTGGGAGTTCCCGACGGTCTCGATGGGACTCGGCCCGATCGGCGCGATCTACCAGGCGCGGATGAACCGCTACATGCACGCGCGCGGGATCGCGGACACGTCGAGGTCGCACGTGTGGGCGTACCTGGGCGACGGCGAGATGGACGAGCCGGAGTCGCTGGGCCAGCTCTCCATCGCCGCCCGCGAGGGCCTGGACAACCTGACCTTCGTGGTCAACTGCAACCTCCAGCGCCTGGACGGCCCGGTGCGCGGCAACGGGAAGATCATCCAGGAACTGGAGTCGGTCTTCCGGGGCGCCGGCTGGAACGTGATCAAGCTGGTGTGGGACCGCACCTGGGACCCGCTGCTCGCGCAGGACCGCGACGGCGTGCTGGTCAACCGGATGAACACCACCCCGGACGGCCAGTTCCAGACGTACGCCACCGAGTCCGGCGCCTACATCCGCGACCACTTCTTCGGCGACGACCACCGGCTGCGCGCGATGGTCGAGAACATGACCGACGACCAGATCCTGCACCTGGGGCGCGGCGGTCACGACCACCGGAAGATCTACGCGGCGTACAAGGCGGCGCTGGAGCACAAGGGCCAGCCCACCGTCATCCTCGCCAAGACGATCAAGGGGTGGACCCTGGGCCCGAACTTCGAGGGCCGCAACGCCACCCACCAGATGAAGAAGCTGACGGTCGACGACCTCAAGCGCTTCCGCGACCGGCTGCACCTGCCGATCTCCGACAAGGAGCTGGAGTCCGGCCCGCCGCCGTACTACCACCCGGGCCGGGACACGGAGGAGATGCAGTACATGCACGACCGCCGGCTCGGCCTCGGCGGCTACGTGCCGACCCGCGTCGTACGGTCGAAGCCGCTCGCCCTGCCGGACGACAAGACGTACGCGACCGTGAAGAAGGGGTCGGGTCAGCAGTCCATCGCGACGACGATGGCGTTCGTGCGACTGCTCAAGGACCTCATGCGGGACAAGGAGATCGGCAAGCGGTTCGTGCTGATCGCGCCGGACGAGTACCGCACATTCGGTATGGACTCGTTCTTCCCGAGTGCGAAGATCTACAACCCGTTGGGCCAGCAGTACGAGTCCGTGGACCGGGACCTGCTGCTCGCCTACAAGGAGGCGCCGAACGGGCAGATGCTGCACGACGGCATCTCGGAGGCGGGCTGCACAGCCTCGCTGATCGCGGCCGGATCGGCCTACGCCACGCACGGCGAGCCGCTCATCCCGGTCTACGTCTTCTACTCGATGTTCGGTTTCCAGCGCACCGGTGACCAGTTCTGGCAGATGGGCGACCAGCTGGCGCGCGGTTTCGTACTGGGCGCGACCGCGGGACGTACGACGCTGACCGGTGAGGGTCTGCAGCACGCGGACGGCCACTCCCAGCTGCTCGCCTCCACCAACCCGGCGTGCGTGGCCTACGACCCGGCCTTCGGGTTCGAGATCGCGCACATCGTCAGGGACGGCCTGCGCCGCATGTACGGGGCGGACGAGCACCACCCGCACGGCGAGGACGTCTTCTACTACCTCACCGTCTACAACGAGCCGATCCAGCACCCGGCCGAGCCCGAGAACGTGGACGTGGAGGGCATCCTCAAGGGCGTCCACCGCTTCAGCGAGGGGACCTCCGGTGCCGTCCCGGCGCAGATCATGGCGTCCGGGGTCGCGGTGCCGTGGGCGGTCCAGGCCCAGCGGATCCTCGCCGAGGAGTGGAACGTACGCGCCGACGTCTGGTCGGCGACCTCCTGGAACGAGCTTCGGCGCGAGGCGGTGGCCTGCGAGGAGCACAATCTGCTGCACCCCGAGGAGGAGCAGCAGGTGCCGTACGTGACGCGGAAGCTGGCCGGTGCGCAGGGGCCGTTCGTGGCCGTCTCCGACTGGATGCGGTCGGTGCCGGACCAGATCGCGCGCTGGGTGCCGGGGACGTACCAGTCGCTGGGCGCGGACGGCTGGGGCTTCGCGGACACGCGCGGGGCGGCCCGGCGGTTCTTCCACATCGACGCGGAGTCGATCGTGGTGGCGGTGCTGAGCGAGCTGGCGCGGGAGGGGAAGGTCGACCGGTCGGTGCTGAAGCAGGCGATCGACCGGTACCGGCTGCTCGACGTGGCGGCGGCCGACCCCGGCGTCGCGGGCGGGGACGCGTAG
- a CDS encoding MFS transporter: protein MTSQTTIDKTGPGDGPPTPSGPAPASGLRGHPWVTLITVAVGVMMVALDGTIVAIANPAIGKDLGASWSELQWITNAYFLALAVSLITAGKLGDRFGHRQTFLIGVAGFAASSGAIGLSDSIAAVIVFRVFQGLFGALLMPAALGLLRATFPAEKLNMAIGIWGMVIGASTAGGPILGGVLVEHVNWQSVFFINVPVGVLAVVLGVLILLDHRAENAPRSFDVVGIVLLSASMFCLVWALIKAPEWGWGSGQTWLFIAVSVVGFAAFSFWETRVREPLIPLAMFRSVPLSAGVVLMVLMAIAFMGGLFFVTFYLQNVHGMSPIDAGLHLLPLTAMMIVASPLAGAMITKVGPRVPLAGGMVCTAIAMYGMSTLEKDTGSVAMSVWFALLGLGLAPVMVGATEVIVGNAPMELSGVAGGLQQAAMQIGGSLGTAVLGAVMASKVDGDLAGNWTDAGLPALTPEQEELTAQAVQQGIAPVPEGTPEQIAAKITDVAHDTFISGMSLASLVAAGVAAVAVLVAFLTKRGENAESGAGVGHI, encoded by the coding sequence ATGACTAGTCAGACCACCATCGACAAGACGGGGCCGGGGGACGGACCGCCCACCCCGTCGGGCCCGGCGCCGGCCTCGGGGTTGCGCGGACACCCGTGGGTCACCCTCATCACCGTCGCGGTCGGGGTCATGATGGTGGCCCTCGACGGCACCATCGTGGCCATCGCCAACCCGGCCATCGGCAAGGACCTGGGCGCCAGCTGGTCCGAGCTGCAGTGGATCACCAACGCCTACTTCCTCGCCCTCGCGGTCTCCCTGATCACCGCGGGCAAGCTCGGTGACCGCTTCGGCCACCGGCAGACCTTCCTCATCGGCGTGGCAGGCTTCGCCGCGTCCTCGGGAGCCATCGGGCTCTCCGACAGCATCGCCGCCGTCATCGTCTTCCGTGTCTTCCAGGGACTGTTCGGTGCCCTGCTGATGCCGGCCGCGCTGGGCCTGTTGCGGGCCACCTTCCCGGCCGAGAAGCTCAACATGGCCATCGGCATCTGGGGCATGGTCATCGGCGCCTCCACCGCGGGCGGCCCGATCCTGGGCGGCGTGCTGGTCGAGCACGTCAACTGGCAGTCGGTGTTCTTCATCAACGTGCCGGTCGGCGTCCTCGCCGTGGTGCTGGGCGTACTGATCCTGCTGGACCACCGGGCCGAGAACGCGCCGCGCTCCTTCGACGTCGTCGGCATCGTCCTGCTGTCGGCCTCGATGTTCTGCCTGGTGTGGGCGCTCATCAAGGCGCCCGAGTGGGGCTGGGGCTCCGGGCAGACCTGGCTGTTCATCGCGGTCTCGGTGGTGGGCTTCGCCGCCTTCTCCTTCTGGGAGACCAGGGTGAGGGAGCCGCTGATCCCGCTGGCGATGTTCCGCTCGGTGCCGCTGTCGGCGGGTGTCGTCCTGATGGTCCTGATGGCCATCGCCTTCATGGGCGGCCTGTTCTTCGTGACGTTCTACCTCCAGAACGTGCACGGCATGAGCCCCATCGACGCCGGGCTGCACCTGCTGCCGCTCACCGCGATGATGATCGTCGCCTCGCCGCTGGCCGGCGCGATGATCACCAAGGTCGGGCCGCGCGTGCCGCTCGCGGGCGGCATGGTCTGCACCGCGATCGCCATGTACGGCATGTCCACCCTGGAGAAGGACACCGGCAGCGTCGCGATGTCGGTCTGGTTCGCGCTGCTCGGTCTCGGTCTCGCGCCGGTCATGGTGGGTGCCACCGAGGTCATCGTGGGCAACGCCCCGATGGAGCTGTCGGGCGTCGCGGGCGGTCTCCAGCAGGCGGCGATGCAGATCGGCGGCAGCCTCGGCACGGCCGTGCTGGGCGCCGTGATGGCCTCCAAGGTCGACGGCGACCTCGCGGGCAACTGGACGGACGCGGGGCTGCCCGCGCTCACGCCGGAGCAGGAGGAGCTGACGGCGCAGGCGGTGCAGCAGGGCATCGCGCCGGTGCCCGAGGGCACCCCGGAGCAGATCGCCGCGAAGATCACCGACGTCGCGCACGACACCTTCATCTCCGGCATGAGCCTGGCGTCGCTCGTCGCCGCCGGTGTGGCCGCCGTGGCCGTGCTGGTCGCCTTCCTCACCAAGCGCGGTGAGAACGCGGAGTCCGGTGCGGGCGTGGGCCACATCTGA
- a CDS encoding TetR family transcriptional regulator, translating to MKKQRTRDTLLRSALELFTERGYEATTVDDIAEAAEISQRTFFRYFASKEEAAFFVSRLAESHFVDAVRRRPPEEAPLDALRHALVESWDTIGEAVEQLVPLELHMRFYRVIESTPALLAAHLRRATELEEEIARVVADREHLDVDTDPRPRVVVAVFGAVMRVTERIWSTRDDTGLAALRELTSAYLDQVEPALTGDWRTGGESSGKAVATPCRKTET from the coding sequence ATGAAGAAGCAGCGCACCCGGGACACCCTGCTGCGCTCCGCCCTCGAGCTGTTCACGGAGCGGGGCTACGAGGCGACGACCGTGGACGACATCGCGGAGGCGGCCGAGATCTCGCAGCGCACCTTCTTCCGCTACTTCGCCAGCAAGGAGGAGGCCGCCTTCTTCGTGTCACGGCTCGCGGAGTCGCACTTCGTCGACGCCGTACGCCGCCGGCCGCCCGAGGAGGCGCCGCTGGACGCGCTGCGTCACGCCCTCGTGGAGAGCTGGGACACCATCGGGGAGGCCGTCGAGCAGCTCGTTCCGTTGGAGCTGCACATGCGGTTCTACCGGGTGATCGAGTCGACGCCCGCCCTGCTCGCCGCCCACCTGCGGCGCGCCACCGAGCTGGAGGAGGAGATCGCCCGCGTCGTCGCCGACCGCGAGCACCTCGACGTCGACACCGACCCCCGGCCCCGCGTGGTCGTGGCCGTCTTCGGGGCGGTCATGAGGGTCACCGAACGGATCTGGTCGACGCGGGACGACACCGGCCTCGCGGCGCTGCGCGAGCTGACCTCCGCCTACCTCGACCAGGTCGAGCCCGCCCTCACGGGCGACTGGCGGACCGGGGGGGAATCCAGTGGGAAGGCCGTAGCAACCCCCTGCCGGAAGACCGAAACGTGA
- a CDS encoding alpha/beta hydrolase family protein: MTSFDTSPQLNAWRALLALAVVFVMLATTGWTALRNQRGPTALEASVAAWEHGRIDGRRLPDAQSAPARLARFFASLSDRQRGSLARRYPLAVGNMNGAPVDVRYLANRAALRKARAVERLRMHDERLSPSGQREAGRRAHRYDSLLDPDRHILAFDPAGSGKVAEVFGNLNRADRVSVVVPGVDTDLLTFQRTVRKYSAPAGMAESLYAAEHTVSPSTRTAVIAWADYTSPSGLGMEAATAARAEDGAVRLNALLRALPGRVPVSLFCHSYGSVVCGLAADDLPVRVTDIAVAGSPGMRVEKAAHLDTSARVWAMRDADDWIQDVPYLEVGGLGHGADPVSAAFGARVLSARGAQGHSGYFVPGTESLRNFAEIGVGAYRTVACAGENGTCRAGLSEAVAA, encoded by the coding sequence GTGACTTCCTTCGACACCTCCCCGCAACTCAATGCCTGGCGCGCGCTGCTCGCCCTGGCCGTGGTGTTCGTGATGCTGGCGACCACCGGCTGGACCGCCCTGCGCAACCAGCGGGGACCCACGGCCCTCGAAGCGTCGGTCGCGGCCTGGGAGCACGGCCGGATCGACGGACGCCGGCTGCCCGACGCGCAGTCGGCCCCCGCCCGGCTGGCCCGGTTCTTCGCCTCGCTCTCCGACCGGCAGCGGGGAAGCCTGGCCCGCCGCTACCCCCTCGCCGTCGGCAACATGAACGGCGCCCCCGTGGACGTGCGCTACCTCGCCAACCGGGCGGCACTGCGCAAGGCACGCGCGGTGGAGCGACTGCGGATGCACGACGAACGCCTGTCCCCGTCGGGGCAGCGCGAGGCGGGCCGGCGCGCACACCGCTACGACTCCCTGCTGGACCCCGACCGCCACATCCTCGCCTTCGACCCCGCGGGCTCGGGCAAGGTCGCCGAGGTCTTCGGGAACCTGAACCGCGCCGACCGGGTGTCCGTCGTCGTGCCCGGCGTGGACACCGATCTGCTCACCTTCCAGCGCACCGTCCGCAAGTACTCGGCGCCCGCGGGCATGGCCGAGTCGCTGTACGCGGCCGAGCACACGGTGAGCCCCAGCACGCGCACCGCCGTGATCGCCTGGGCCGACTACACCTCGCCGAGCGGACTCGGCATGGAGGCGGCCACGGCGGCCCGCGCCGAGGACGGCGCCGTCCGGCTGAACGCCCTGCTGCGGGCGCTGCCCGGCCGGGTCCCGGTCTCCCTCTTCTGCCACAGCTACGGCTCGGTGGTCTGCGGCCTCGCCGCCGACGACCTGCCCGTGCGGGTGACCGACATAGCGGTGGCCGGCAGCCCCGGCATGCGGGTCGAGAAGGCCGCCCACCTGGACACCTCCGCCCGCGTGTGGGCGATGCGGGACGCCGACGACTGGATCCAGGACGTTCCGTACCTGGAGGTCGGCGGCCTCGGACACGGCGCGGACCCGGTGTCCGCCGCGTTCGGTGCGCGGGTGCTGTCCGCGCGGGGCGCCCAGGGGCACAGCGGCTACTTCGTGCCGGGCACGGAGAGCCTGCGGAACTTCGCGGAGATCGGCGTTGGCGCATACCGCACGGTCGCCTGCGCCGGAGAGAACGGCACATGCCGGGCGGGTTTGTCCGAAGCGGTGGCCGCCTGA
- a CDS encoding DUF4429 domain-containing protein — translation MGDVLAGFHAAWEFESDSVLIRYERGIRTPKLFQALGERRVPLEAIAGVTLTPGRRGTVVLRVEPRPGADPLMEAAAGQLKEACDPYRLVLPAEREVLAEYYADELRGLLTESGKTERYLVAAPEAPLHFKAYDGKASFDGTSVSFRWFWTGASSAKWKAGDQTFPVVGLGGVEWRSPELFDGYLRLLPRDASATAAVPAVPQADQDPATVVFGLGYGPVHESLPFAAAVLAAVRERGAGAPVPVPVPAPRRDPADIAERIRHLGELHQAGLVTDEEFSSKKAELLAEL, via the coding sequence ATGGGTGACGTACTGGCCGGATTTCATGCCGCCTGGGAGTTCGAGTCCGACTCCGTGCTCATCCGCTACGAACGGGGGATTCGAACACCCAAGCTGTTCCAGGCCCTGGGGGAACGCCGGGTACCTCTGGAGGCGATCGCCGGCGTGACGCTCACGCCCGGCAGGCGCGGCACCGTCGTGCTGCGCGTCGAGCCGCGCCCGGGCGCCGACCCGCTGATGGAGGCGGCGGCCGGGCAGCTGAAGGAAGCGTGCGACCCGTACCGGCTGGTGCTGCCCGCCGAGCGGGAGGTGCTCGCGGAGTACTACGCCGACGAGCTGCGCGGGCTGCTGACCGAGTCCGGCAAGACCGAGCGGTACCTGGTGGCGGCGCCCGAGGCGCCGCTGCACTTCAAGGCGTACGACGGGAAGGCGTCCTTCGACGGCACGTCGGTGTCCTTCCGGTGGTTCTGGACGGGCGCGTCGTCGGCGAAGTGGAAGGCCGGCGACCAGACGTTCCCGGTCGTCGGCCTGGGCGGAGTGGAGTGGCGCTCACCCGAGCTGTTCGACGGATACCTGCGGCTGCTGCCGCGGGACGCGTCCGCCACGGCCGCCGTGCCGGCCGTTCCGCAGGCCGACCAGGACCCCGCCACCGTCGTGTTCGGGCTCGGGTACGGGCCGGTGCACGAGTCACTGCCGTTCGCCGCGGCGGTGCTGGCGGCGGTGCGGGAGCGGGGCGCGGGCGCCCCGGTGCCGGTGCCCGTGCCGGCGCCTCGGCGGGATCCGGCGGACATCGCCGAGCGGATACGGCATCTCGGGGAGCTGCATCAGGCGGGGCTGGTGACGGACGAGGAGTTCTCTTCGAAGAAGGCGGAGTTGTTGGCGGAGCTTTGA
- a CDS encoding aldo/keto reductase: MTDSRIPTTRLGDGGPEVGVQGLGCMGMSFAYGPPDADASRATLERALELGVTLYDTADAYGAGENERFLAPFFRAHRDEVVVATKFALSIPPDDPTKRIIRNDPPYVRQAVEGSLKRLGIDVIDLYYMHRRDVNVPIEETVAVMADLVREGKVKHLGLSEVTGDELRAAQAVHPIAAVQSEWSLFSRDIEAGVVPAARELGVALVPYSPLGRGFLTGAFADADQDLTDGDFRRQQPRFTGDNAAANAALLEPVRTIAEAHGAALGQIALAWVQQRAAVHGLPVVPIPGTRKPARVEENTAATRIVLTEAELALLDPIAGKVAGDRYADMTFASAGRE; this comes from the coding sequence ATGACCGACAGCAGGATCCCGACGACGCGGCTCGGCGACGGCGGCCCCGAGGTGGGCGTCCAGGGCCTGGGCTGCATGGGCATGAGCTTCGCCTACGGTCCCCCGGACGCCGACGCGTCACGGGCGACCCTGGAACGGGCGCTGGAGCTCGGCGTCACGCTGTACGACACGGCCGACGCGTACGGGGCGGGCGAGAACGAGCGGTTCCTGGCGCCGTTCTTCCGGGCCCACCGCGACGAGGTCGTCGTCGCGACCAAGTTCGCCCTGTCCATTCCGCCGGACGACCCGACGAAGCGGATCATCCGCAACGACCCGCCGTACGTCCGCCAGGCCGTCGAGGGCAGCCTGAAGCGCCTCGGCATCGACGTCATCGACCTGTACTACATGCACCGGCGCGACGTGAACGTGCCGATCGAGGAGACCGTCGCCGTCATGGCCGACCTCGTGCGCGAGGGCAAGGTCAAGCACCTCGGGCTGAGCGAGGTGACGGGCGACGAGCTGCGGGCCGCGCAGGCGGTCCACCCGATCGCCGCCGTGCAGTCGGAGTGGTCGCTGTTCAGCCGGGACATCGAGGCGGGCGTGGTGCCGGCCGCCCGCGAGCTGGGCGTGGCCCTCGTCCCGTACTCCCCGCTCGGCCGCGGCTTCCTCACCGGTGCCTTCGCCGACGCCGACCAGGACCTCACGGACGGCGACTTCCGCCGTCAGCAGCCCCGCTTCACCGGCGACAACGCGGCGGCCAACGCGGCCCTCCTCGAGCCGGTCCGCACGATCGCCGAGGCCCACGGCGCCGCCCTCGGCCAGATCGCCCTGGCCTGGGTCCAGCAGCGAGCGGCGGTGCACGGCCTGCCGGTGGTCCCGATCCCGGGCACGCGGAAGCCGGCGCGAGTGGAGGAGAACACGGCGGCGACCCGGATCGTCCTGACGGAGGCCGAGCTGGCCCTGCTGGATCCGATCGCGGGAAAGGTGGCGGGCGACCGCTACGCGGACATGACGTTCGCTTCTGCCGGGCGTGAGTGA
- a CDS encoding MerR family transcriptional regulator — MTVMQTTAGTLAPDSTTTDICSAPPPRHPRPDGQDRYTISEVVAFTGLTAHTLRWYERIGLMSHIDRSHTGQRRYSNRDLDWLDLVGKLRMTGMPVADMVRYAELVREGESTYPARRELLESTRRDVLTRIAELQDTLAVLDRKISFYGDAGRAREKESTR; from the coding sequence ATGACGGTGATGCAGACCACGGCCGGGACCCTCGCGCCGGACTCCACCACAACGGACATCTGCTCCGCCCCGCCCCCGCGCCACCCGCGCCCCGACGGGCAGGACCGCTACACCATCAGCGAGGTCGTCGCCTTCACCGGGCTGACGGCCCACACCCTGCGCTGGTACGAGCGGATCGGCCTGATGTCCCACATCGACCGCTCGCACACCGGGCAGCGCCGCTACAGCAACCGCGACCTGGACTGGCTCGACCTCGTCGGCAAGCTCCGCATGACCGGCATGCCGGTCGCCGACATGGTCCGGTACGCGGAACTGGTGCGCGAGGGCGAGAGCACCTACCCCGCCCGGCGGGAACTGCTGGAGTCCACGCGCCGCGACGTGCTGACGCGGATCGCCGAACTCCAGGACACCCTCGCCGTACTCGACCGGAAGATCAGTTTCTACGGGGACGCCGGACGCGCCCGTGAAAAGGAGAGCACCCGATGA
- a CDS encoding GNAT family N-acetyltransferase — MTLVRRALPEDAEEVLRLRQLMIDSLARSDPSTEWQSEFLPVLRGRLAEPDGDFAAFVADHPERPGALAALVAGTLDYRIGGAGNPRGTDGYVFSVATDPDARRRGYARACMEALLEWFRERGARRVRLTASAQAEPMYVSMGFAPKPDPLLELRL; from the coding sequence ATGACCCTTGTCCGCCGTGCGCTGCCCGAGGACGCGGAGGAAGTGCTCCGGCTGCGTCAGCTGATGATCGACTCGCTGGCCCGGTCCGACCCGTCCACCGAGTGGCAGTCCGAGTTTCTGCCCGTGCTGCGCGGCAGGCTGGCCGAGCCGGACGGCGACTTCGCCGCGTTCGTCGCGGACCACCCGGAGCGCCCGGGGGCGCTGGCCGCCCTGGTGGCCGGGACGCTCGACTACCGCATCGGCGGCGCGGGCAACCCGCGGGGCACGGACGGCTACGTCTTCAGCGTCGCCACCGACCCGGACGCACGCCGCCGCGGATACGCGCGCGCCTGCATGGAGGCCCTGCTGGAGTGGTTCCGCGAGCGCGGCGCCCGACGGGTGCGCCTCACCGCGTCCGCGCAGGCCGAGCCCATGTACGTGTCGATGGGCTTCGCGCCCAAGCCGGACCCCTTGCTGGAGCTGAGGCTCTGA
- a CDS encoding serine hydrolase domain-containing protein, whose protein sequence is MSLQSFALIENWPVPSASAGVVRADGTVLGTHGPVSHRFPLASVTKPLAAYAALVAYEEGAIELDEPAGPSGSTVRHLLAHTSGLAFDEHKVTAPPGERRLYSNAGFEQLGDHIAKAADIPFAEYARQAVLEPLGMKHTTLDGSPAKDGVSTVEDLLRFAAEVQAPRLLDPRTVAEAMTVQYPGTKGVLPGYGHQNPNDWGLGFEIRDGKSPHWTGATSSPRTFGHFGQSGTFLWVDPDAGLACVALTDRAFGPWAVEVWPAFTDAALAEARG, encoded by the coding sequence ATGTCCTTGCAGAGCTTCGCGTTGATCGAGAACTGGCCGGTTCCCTCCGCCTCGGCGGGCGTCGTGCGCGCCGACGGCACGGTCCTGGGCACGCACGGCCCGGTCTCGCACCGCTTCCCCCTCGCCTCGGTCACCAAGCCGCTCGCGGCGTACGCGGCGCTCGTGGCGTACGAGGAGGGCGCGATCGAGCTGGACGAGCCCGCCGGGCCGTCCGGGTCGACGGTCCGTCACCTGCTCGCCCACACCTCTGGGCTGGCCTTCGACGAGCACAAGGTGACCGCCCCTCCCGGGGAGCGCCGGCTGTACTCCAACGCCGGTTTCGAGCAGCTCGGCGACCACATCGCGAAGGCGGCGGACATCCCGTTCGCTGAGTACGCGCGGCAGGCGGTACTGGAGCCGCTGGGCATGAAGCACACCACTCTCGACGGCTCCCCGGCGAAGGACGGGGTGTCGACGGTCGAGGACCTGCTCCGCTTCGCCGCCGAGGTGCAGGCGCCGCGCCTGCTGGACCCGCGCACGGTCGCCGAGGCGATGACGGTCCAGTACCCGGGAACGAAGGGCGTCCTGCCGGGCTACGGCCACCAGAACCCCAACGACTGGGGCCTCGGCTTCGAGATCCGGGACGGGAAATCCCCCCACTGGACGGGCGCCACCTCCTCGCCGCGGACCTTCGGCCACTTCGGCCAGTCGGGCACGTTCCTGTGGGTCGACCCGGACGCCGGGCTCGCCTGCGTGGCCCTCACCGACCGCGCCTTCGGGCCGTGGGCGGTCGAGGTGTGGCCGGCGTTCACGGACGCGGCGCTGGCGGAGGCGCGCGGCTGA
- a CDS encoding pirin family protein, with protein sequence MDVRRADERYQGGDPAAGIETRHAFSFGPHYDPGNLRFGSLIACNEERLAPGAGFDEHPHSHTEIVTWVVEGELTHRDTAGHETVVRAGDVQHLSAAAGVRHVERNDGPAPLTFVQMWLTPIAPGGDPAYDIVRGIADSTPYAVPEAGAMLHVRRLSAGERTAVPDGACVYVHVVRGEVVLGGETLGPGDAARVTDAGAMDAVAVTRAEVLVWEMSGR encoded by the coding sequence ATGGACGTACGGCGCGCCGACGAGCGCTACCAGGGCGGTGACCCGGCGGCCGGGATCGAGACACGGCACGCCTTCTCCTTCGGCCCCCACTACGACCCCGGCAACCTGCGCTTCGGCTCGCTGATCGCCTGCAACGAGGAGCGCCTCGCCCCCGGCGCCGGCTTCGACGAACACCCGCACAGCCACACCGAGATCGTCACGTGGGTGGTGGAGGGCGAGCTGACCCACCGGGACACCGCGGGCCACGAGACGGTCGTGCGGGCCGGTGACGTCCAGCACCTCAGCGCGGCGGCCGGCGTACGCCACGTCGAGCGCAACGACGGCCCGGCGCCCCTGACCTTCGTACAGATGTGGCTCACCCCGATCGCCCCCGGCGGCGACCCCGCCTACGACATCGTCCGCGGCATCGCCGACTCCACCCCGTACGCCGTCCCGGAGGCCGGCGCGATGCTCCACGTACGCCGTCTGTCGGCGGGGGAGCGGACGGCGGTGCCGGACGGGGCGTGCGTGTACGTGCACGTGGTGCGGGGCGAGGTGGTGCTGGGCGGGGAGACGCTGGGCCCGGGGGACGCGGCCCGCGTCACGGACGCCGGGGCGATGGACGCGGTGGCGGTGACACGGGCCGAGGTGCTGGTGTGGGAGATGTCGGGGCGGTGA